A window from Malania oleifera isolate guangnan ecotype guangnan chromosome 7, ASM2987363v1, whole genome shotgun sequence encodes these proteins:
- the LOC131160917 gene encoding uncharacterized protein LOC131160917, whose amino-acid sequence MALSAKNKLGFIDGTVEALLLTDANYATWKRGNDTVKLWILNSLSDDVYSSMMFIKSARDIWIELKDQFSLTNGPRIFQLQQSISDLAQGQMNIANSRDISYFFESLADYQNRDYVMKFLMGLNESYGHIKSQILLTLPPINKVFALLVQEERQREISSVIITEPTAMLGRATGNQGNKQSHGKKERPMCSHCGLLGHTAEKCYKLHGYPLGYKSRYKQNAPSANQVALATNAEQSSEVQ is encoded by the exons ATGGCACTGAGCGCCAAGAACAAGTTGGGGTTCATTGATGGAACTGTGGAAGCTCTTCTCCTTACTGATGCGAATTATGCCACCTGGAAACGAGGCAATGACACTGTGAAGTTATGGATTCTCAATTCGCTGTCTGATGATGTTTATTCCAGTATGATGTTCATCAaatcagcaagggatatatggaTTGAACTTAAAGATCAATTCTCCTTGACAAATGGACCTAGGATCTTCCAGTTGCAGCAATCTATTTCTGATTTGGCACAAGGTCAGATGAATATT GCCAATTCCCGAGACATATCCTACTTCTTTGAAAGCTTGGCTGATTATCAAAATCGAGATTATGTAATGAAGTTCTTGATGGGCCTGAATGAGTCATATGGTCACATTAAAAGCCAAATTCTTCTTACCTTACCTCCTATAAACAAGGTGTTTGCATTGCTTGTGCAAGAAGAGAGGCAAAGGGAGATCAGTTCAGTGATTATTACTGAACCAACTGCTATGCTGGGAAGAGCTACAGGAAATCAAGGAAACAAACAGAGTCATGGCAAGAAAGAGAGACCTATGTGCTCCCACTGTGGACTTCTAGGACACACGGCTGAAAAATGTTACAAGCTACATGGGTATCCTCTAGGCTACAAGTCAAGATACAAGCAAAATGCTCCTTCAGCAAATCAAGTAGCCTTGGCAACCAATGCTGAGCAATCTAGTGAAGTACAATAG